The following are from one region of the Stanieria sp. NIES-3757 genome:
- a CDS encoding hypothetical protein (conserved hypothetical protein) codes for MNDYYKEDLAYIHDLGHRDYALKSAPGILNILTQNHIREGLIVDLGCGSGLSALELTKANYQVFGVDLSESLIAIARNRVPYAEFQVESLFKTSIPSCQAVISIGECLNYLFDRDNNCQTLLQLFERIYNALAVGGVFVFDIAKPGQVIQENTTKSFTEGQDWIVLVDKQEYPEQLSLIRRIITFRKVGKYYRRDDEVHHLQLYEATTIADKLRQVGFQVQILRSYGPYQLPKAHAVFIACKI; via the coding sequence ATGAATGATTATTATAAAGAAGATCTGGCTTACATTCACGATCTTGGTCATCGTGATTATGCTCTCAAATCTGCTCCTGGCATACTCAATATTCTGACTCAAAACCACATTCGAGAAGGCTTAATCGTTGATTTAGGTTGTGGCAGCGGATTATCCGCATTAGAATTAACCAAGGCTAATTATCAGGTTTTCGGAGTCGATCTTTCTGAATCTTTAATCGCGATCGCTAGAAACCGAGTTCCCTATGCTGAGTTTCAAGTTGAGTCACTGTTTAAAACCAGTATTCCTTCTTGTCAGGCTGTAATTTCTATTGGAGAATGTCTTAATTACTTGTTTGATCGAGATAACAACTGCCAAACGCTGCTTCAACTTTTTGAACGAATCTACAACGCATTAGCTGTCGGAGGTGTTTTTGTTTTTGACATTGCAAAACCAGGACAAGTAATCCAAGAAAATACAACTAAAAGTTTTACTGAAGGGCAAGATTGGATAGTTTTGGTAGATAAACAAGAATATCCAGAACAATTAAGCTTAATTCGTCGAATTATTACTTTTCGTAAGGTAGGAAAGTATTATAGACGAGACGATGAAGTACATCATTTGCAGTTATACGAGGCAACTACTATTGCCGACAAACTGCGTCAAGTAGGTTTTCAGGTTCAGATTCTACGCAGTTATGGTCCATACCAATTACCAAAAGCTCATGCTGTCTTTATTGCCTGTAAAATTTAG
- a CDS encoding Thy1 protein gives MAWIDPLKDGKSRIELIDSMGSDLSVVNDARASFEKSSQQLSEKDIKLINYLIKHQHTSPFRGVVFKFKVKAPLYVCRQW, from the coding sequence ATGGCTTGGATAGACCCATTAAAAGATGGCAAAAGTAGAATCGAATTAATTGATTCGATGGGCAGTGATTTAAGCGTAGTCAATGATGCTCGTGCAAGCTTTGAAAAGAGTTCTCAACAATTAAGTGAAAAAGATATTAAATTGATTAATTACTTAATCAAACACCAACATACTTCTCCTTTTAGAGGAGTTGTTTTTAAGTTTAAAGTCAAAGCCCCCTTATATGTGTGTCGTCAGTGGTAA
- a CDS encoding TOBE domain family protein: protein MMNINIVTTTTAKTRTNQSQIEQALQNAAAGVSIISVTKKYGSFTAVENVTLKIPAGYYCCLHDPSRCGKTAALRMIAGQEEVTNGNIFIGDRYNDILGARQNQVNSIGVTYGSGTSAELIAAGATYLCNNPEEIVTCIKNNQI, encoded by the coding sequence ATGATGAATATTAATATTGTTACTACCACAACAGCAAAAACAAGAACAAATCAGTCCCAGATCGAACAAGCTTTACAAAATGCTGCTGCTGGTGTTTCGATTATTTCTGTGACCAAAAAATATGGTTCGTTTACAGCGGTAGAAAATGTAACTTTAAAGATTCCCGCAGGATATTATTGCTGCTTACATGATCCTAGTCGTTGCGGAAAAACCGCAGCCTTGCGGATGATTGCAGGACAGGAAGAAGTAACCAATGGTAATATTTTTATTGGCGATCGCTATAATGATATTTTAGGCGCACGACAAAATCAAGTTAATTCAATTGGTGTAACTTATGGCTCTGGAACTTCAGCAGAATTAATTGCAGCAGGAGCGACTTATCTCTGTAATAATCCTGAAGAGATAGTTACTTGTATTAAAAATAATCAGATTTAA